From Calothrix sp. PCC 6303, a single genomic window includes:
- a CDS encoding helix-turn-helix domain-containing protein, whose product MAAKQTPKSTKTTPEVAQEIGVAESTVRSWLSRYTCFVEGHHYIKEESGRTLWLEAGVEFLKTKSGEFSTATETVTINPGEEIIEPILEATAQQLAYIYFEKLPQRVVERIQQMLSNPSPQDAEVLQRAMQRSIAAGATHLIANSTTRRLQG is encoded by the coding sequence ATGGCTGCTAAACAAACCCCAAAATCAACCAAAACCACACCAGAAGTTGCTCAAGAAATAGGAGTTGCCGAAAGTACCGTTCGTAGTTGGTTATCCCGCTACACCTGTTTTGTAGAAGGACATCACTACATCAAAGAGGAAAGCGGTAGAACTTTATGGCTAGAGGCTGGAGTGGAATTCCTCAAAACTAAATCAGGGGAATTCTCCACCGCGACCGAAACAGTAACCATTAATCCTGGTGAGGAAATTATTGAACCGATTCTAGAAGCGACAGCCCAACAACTCGCCTATATTTATTTTGAGAAACTTCCTCAGCGAGTTGTGGAGCGGATTCAACAAATGCTCAGTAATCCCTCACCACAGGATGCTGAAGTGTTGCAACGGGCAATGCAACGGTCAATTGCAGCAGGTGCAACACATCTAATTGCCAACTCCACCACACGGAGGTTGCAGGGATGA
- a CDS encoding N-acetylmuramoyl-L-alanine amidase codes for MKIAIDPGHKCPPDTGAEGFLIEQDLNQDIYNELSWLLIDAGVEVVNCRPTTRVKSVTESLSRRCAIANAAKADYFISIHHNAGGGTGSEIFAISPEGKKLAASVLAPLCALGFRNRGVKERGFLVLRKTNMPAILIEVCFIDNAADCQLWEKLKAKQIASAIFKGLDDCLQITSQS; via the coding sequence ATGAAAATAGCAATTGACCCCGGTCACAAATGCCCTCCAGATACAGGCGCTGAGGGTTTTTTGATTGAACAGGATTTAAATCAAGACATATACAATGAGTTAAGTTGGTTGTTAATTGATGCGGGGGTGGAGGTTGTTAACTGCCGTCCAACAACGCGAGTTAAATCAGTGACAGAATCGCTTTCGAGAAGATGCGCGATCGCGAATGCTGCAAAAGCTGATTATTTCATCAGCATTCACCACAACGCTGGTGGTGGAACTGGTTCCGAGATTTTCGCTATTAGTCCAGAAGGGAAGAAATTAGCCGCGTCTGTTCTTGCACCTTTGTGTGCTTTGGGCTTTCGCAATCGTGGGGTAAAGGAGCGCGGGTTTCTGGTACTGCGAAAAACTAATATGCCCGCGATTTTGATAGAGGTGTGCTTTATTGACAATGCAGCAGACTGCCAGCTTTGGGAGAAGTTGAAAGCTAAACAGATTGCTAGCGCTATTTTCAAGGGTTTAGATGACTGCCTACAAATCACTAGCCAGTCGTAG
- a CDS encoding GNAT family N-acetyltransferase: MIRAIAPDDINALLALAEVTGLFQPEEIGELAHMLAAHFDDATDSSGIWLTDDDNGLVGVAYFAPERMTLGTWNLYLIAVHPNYQRQGRGAALLAHIELRLAERGERMLLVETSGLESFEYVRDFYRQNGYEEEARIREFYKPGDDKIVFRKVLV; this comes from the coding sequence ATGATTAGAGCAATCGCACCCGATGATATTAATGCATTGCTGGCTTTAGCCGAGGTAACTGGCTTATTTCAACCAGAGGAAATTGGGGAACTAGCTCACATGCTGGCTGCTCACTTCGATGATGCAACCGATAGTTCTGGAATTTGGCTTACCGATGATGATAACGGTCTGGTGGGGGTTGCGTATTTTGCACCGGAACGGATGACACTTGGGACGTGGAATCTTTACCTGATTGCCGTCCATCCCAATTATCAGAGACAGGGAAGAGGTGCGGCACTGCTAGCTCACATTGAACTCAGGTTGGCGGAGCGGGGTGAGCGGATGTTGCTTGTGGAAACCTCCGGGTTGGAGAGTTTTGAGTACGTTCGAGATTTTTATCGCCAGAACGGTTATGAGGAGGAAGCACGAATTCGGGAGTTTTACAAACCGGGTGATGACAAGATTGTTTTCCGTAAAGTCTTGGTTTGA
- a CDS encoding site-specific integrase, producing the protein MSKAMEISDRIQQANARLKAAKVGVTIEQDGSKLRLRATLPPRMGDGEPKQQRISLNINATPDGIKQAESEAHTIRLKLNTGKFNWGEYIKAEIVEEVPKLISEWLQAFEDDYFNRRQKNSKSLTTWHGDYFQVFKRLPQNELLTPENLRRLILTTPPDTKNRKRYCNILGALAKFACIDFDARNLSGNYSPRRVAPRDIPIDADIANWHKKLVNPAWRWLYGMLATYGLRNHEVFRLDFEEIKRGNRIVHVLDGKTGSRRVWACFPEWFEIFHLSEVKLPEANLERTNAQLGNNVTHYFARHKLPFSPYDLRHAWAIRTLEFGLDITLAAQQMGHSLAVHSETYHHWISERHHQRAYDLLMTRSDRPKPPD; encoded by the coding sequence TTGAGCAAGGCAATGGAAATTAGCGATCGCATTCAGCAAGCGAACGCAAGGTTAAAAGCAGCCAAAGTGGGAGTAACTATTGAGCAGGACGGAAGCAAGTTAAGATTGCGCGCCACACTTCCCCCACGGATGGGAGACGGGGAACCTAAACAACAGCGCATATCATTAAACATCAACGCCACCCCGGACGGCATTAAACAAGCCGAAAGTGAAGCCCACACCATCCGGTTAAAATTAAACACCGGAAAATTTAATTGGGGAGAATATATTAAAGCGGAAATAGTGGAAGAAGTCCCAAAACTAATTAGTGAGTGGCTCCAAGCTTTTGAAGATGATTACTTCAACCGCAGACAAAAAAACTCAAAATCTCTCACCACTTGGCACGGGGATTACTTCCAGGTATTTAAGCGACTTCCCCAAAATGAGTTATTAACTCCGGAAAATCTCCGACGTTTAATTTTAACCACACCACCCGACACCAAAAACCGTAAACGTTACTGTAATATTTTGGGTGCGTTAGCTAAGTTTGCCTGTATCGACTTTGATGCACGCAACTTATCTGGGAATTACAGCCCTAGACGGGTAGCTCCTAGAGATATCCCAATTGATGCAGACATTGCCAACTGGCATAAAAAATTAGTAAATCCGGCTTGGAGGTGGTTGTATGGGATGCTTGCTACCTACGGACTTCGTAATCATGAAGTTTTCAGGCTTGATTTTGAGGAAATTAAACGCGGTAATCGAATTGTTCACGTATTAGACGGTAAAACGGGTTCCCGTCGTGTTTGGGCTTGCTTCCCTGAGTGGTTTGAAATATTCCACCTGTCAGAAGTGAAATTACCAGAAGCTAATTTAGAGAGAACTAACGCCCAACTAGGGAACAATGTTACTCACTACTTTGCAAGGCACAAATTACCATTCTCCCCTTACGATTTACGCCATGCTTGGGCAATCCGAACTTTAGAGTTTGGGCTTGATATTACACTTGCGGCTCAACAGATGGGGCATTCGTTAGCGGTTCATAGCGAAACCTACCACCACTGGATTAGTGAACGTCATCACCAGCGTGCTTATGATCTGTTGATGACCAGAAGCGATCGCCCAAAACCACCTGACTAA
- a CDS encoding site-specific integrase, giving the protein MSKPTPQKSSKGTVQIKISNDRLQLVFRIAGKRYYLSTGFTDSVANRKVAEMKARQIELDIMSGNFDPTLTKYKPEALLAKVTPSITPIVATSLADLWESYVEFKRSSLSPSTLAKDIKRISRCLDIELPVKSVNDAIVIRDWLIANKTPNTCKRILTQISACCDWGVKSNLIEKNPFEDMAGDIKIPKGEKEETDINAFTQEERDRIIKAFKQNRYYKDYASLIEFLFMTGCRPSEAIALQWQHISKDFRFIRFEQAVVVSESGLVCKRGLKTQKKRSFPINKSLGELLKSIKLAGIEDEDKVFPSKEGMWIDVHNLTNRGWKAILENLDGIEYRKLYQTRHTFITLALRNGMDVKDVAKLVGNSPEVIYRHYVGYSREIVVPDF; this is encoded by the coding sequence ATGTCTAAGCCAACCCCTCAAAAATCTTCTAAAGGAACTGTCCAAATTAAAATCTCAAATGACCGTCTGCAACTCGTTTTTCGCATTGCAGGGAAGCGCTATTACCTTTCGACGGGTTTTACCGACAGCGTTGCCAATCGTAAGGTGGCTGAAATGAAAGCTAGACAAATTGAGTTGGATATTATGTCGGGGAATTTCGACCCCACTTTAACCAAATATAAGCCGGAAGCTTTGCTGGCTAAGGTTACACCATCAATTACACCAATTGTGGCTACATCTTTGGCGGATTTATGGGAAAGTTATGTCGAATTTAAGCGCAGTAGTTTATCCCCCAGCACCTTGGCTAAGGATATTAAGAGAATCTCACGCTGTCTCGATATCGAACTCCCGGTGAAATCGGTAAACGATGCAATCGTAATCAGAGATTGGTTAATAGCCAACAAAACCCCGAATACCTGCAAGCGGATTTTGACTCAAATTTCGGCTTGCTGCGATTGGGGTGTTAAATCTAACTTAATCGAAAAAAATCCGTTTGAGGATATGGCAGGGGATATCAAAATACCCAAGGGTGAAAAGGAAGAGACGGACATTAATGCGTTTACTCAGGAAGAACGCGATCGCATTATCAAAGCATTCAAACAAAACCGTTATTACAAAGACTATGCATCGTTGATTGAGTTTTTGTTCATGACTGGTTGTAGACCATCTGAAGCTATAGCTTTACAGTGGCAGCATATCTCTAAGGATTTTCGCTTTATTCGGTTCGAGCAAGCGGTGGTGGTATCAGAGTCAGGGTTAGTTTGTAAGAGGGGTTTGAAGACTCAGAAAAAGCGGAGTTTTCCCATCAATAAGAGTCTGGGAGAATTATTGAAATCGATAAAACTCGCAGGTATAGAGGATGAGGATAAAGTGTTTCCCTCCAAGGAAGGAATGTGGATCGATGTTCACAATTTGACCAACCGAGGCTGGAAAGCGATTTTAGAAAACTTGGATGGGATTGAATATCGCAAGCTATATCAGACACGGCATACATTTATTACCCTGGCTTTGAGGAATGGAATGGATGTAAAGGATGTGGCGAAATTGGTGGGGAACTCACCGGAGGTTATTTATCGGCATTATGTGGGGTATAGCCGAGAGATTGTTGTGCCGGATTTTTGA
- a CDS encoding DnaB-like helicase N-terminal domain-containing protein has protein sequence MVAIPYKADVLDFTPTPNELPPRNEQAEDAILGGILLDPTAIFRIWGRLKPEHFQVTANREIYKACCKLARQNKPTDLLSLSSYLNDKKLLAEIGGRNKLANLVEGTVSAVNIDELAALVIEKAVRKDLIKLGNETIRLGYDTQVDIEEVLESFKRRVETVVELETVKTEEELIKSRHDRLIDKLKRIYTTVAEPSLKHMRLKALADDTRTSIGFLESLYLKSLVGTCTKLMDYEDLKQAAGSSVRRWLQQGLVPLATTILLAADGGIGKTKLVYSLAKNLIEGTQFGDFLATGEKRRILFYQGDEQEGDMLQSLQMLGYEQGDLTKYIRIRFGWSFENMATLTQDLNEFKPDFVVFDSLSFGSRFSTVRESDSEFARPLLEASGLAAQHNCTFLFIHHANKGGEVRGTTAIRNAVSEVWRLTKSNQPEDTQYDRVLEIDKSRSRSSGKRYKLYFDPDTLAFKFLGEEVAPNADVSSRGTRGKILEYFRQHPNTRFTAEEISQFANISSGNCRRTLNEITSDGLLSVERKPGKTNCYYLEFTNGYNLNGSQIIYSTENQGLQPLSVPLIDDHTKYPDHPADHPADHPLKLDGISDSGDGDRVIGKNDPEKKGTPKNDGDQNRSPDHHRLEDLQNIGSRGDRVPDPLTDHPITSDHPSNAPLKSELIHVEAKPSTLEKTATTELSEPIQQPLFPGQETQVQTKQLEQIRKIYNTCLGQVKAMAEEIDPKNWRFTIITPDGIKAVEKTEKLGAYKPDNKLKNVLDNWLKSLTFEVIKTDCSPTQWVSGCKWVESIDHHNAMQKRHKFITPDGTLIDAFGFGCDRIRVMS, from the coding sequence ATGGTTGCTATTCCTTACAAAGCTGATGTATTAGACTTTACCCCCACACCTAACGAACTTCCCCCAAGAAATGAACAGGCTGAAGATGCGATTTTAGGAGGAATATTACTTGACCCAACTGCGATATTCCGAATTTGGGGACGACTAAAACCGGAACATTTCCAAGTAACTGCGAATAGAGAAATATACAAGGCTTGCTGTAAATTAGCCCGTCAAAATAAACCAACTGATTTACTTTCTCTTAGCAGCTACCTAAACGATAAAAAGCTACTTGCAGAAATTGGCGGAAGAAATAAGCTAGCGAATTTAGTTGAGGGGACAGTATCAGCCGTCAATATTGACGAACTAGCAGCATTAGTTATTGAAAAAGCAGTCAGAAAGGACTTAATCAAGTTAGGGAACGAAACAATTCGCTTAGGGTACGATACCCAAGTAGATATTGAGGAAGTATTAGAAAGCTTCAAGCGTCGAGTTGAGACTGTTGTGGAATTAGAAACAGTCAAAACAGAGGAAGAATTAATTAAGTCCAGACACGATCGCTTAATCGACAAACTCAAGAGAATTTACACCACAGTTGCTGAACCATCCCTGAAACACATGCGGTTAAAGGCTCTAGCAGATGACACCAGGACATCTATCGGCTTTTTAGAGAGTCTTTACCTAAAATCGTTAGTCGGCACCTGCACTAAATTGATGGACTACGAAGACTTGAAACAAGCCGCTGGGTCATCAGTTCGTCGTTGGCTACAACAAGGATTAGTCCCACTTGCCACCACAATATTGCTAGCAGCTGATGGGGGTATTGGGAAAACTAAACTTGTTTACTCCCTTGCTAAAAATTTAATTGAAGGAACCCAATTTGGGGACTTTCTCGCCACTGGTGAAAAGCGTCGCATCCTTTTTTATCAAGGGGATGAGCAAGAAGGGGATATGCTCCAATCTCTCCAGATGCTCGGCTATGAGCAAGGGGACTTAACCAAATACATCAGAATTCGCTTTGGTTGGTCATTTGAGAATATGGCAACCTTGACCCAAGACTTAAACGAGTTCAAACCCGACTTTGTGGTTTTTGACTCACTCAGCTTTGGTTCAAGGTTCTCGACCGTCCGCGAAAGTGACTCAGAATTTGCGCGACCGCTCCTAGAAGCATCCGGGCTAGCTGCACAACACAACTGTACTTTCCTATTTATCCACCACGCCAACAAAGGGGGAGAAGTCAGAGGTACCACCGCAATTAGAAACGCAGTTTCGGAAGTGTGGCGACTAACTAAAAGTAATCAGCCAGAAGATACCCAATACGACCGCGTATTAGAAATAGATAAATCACGTTCCCGTTCATCTGGAAAGCGCTACAAACTGTATTTTGACCCCGATACTTTAGCGTTTAAATTCTTAGGTGAAGAAGTCGCGCCAAACGCTGACGTATCGAGTAGAGGTACCAGAGGCAAAATACTTGAATATTTCCGTCAGCATCCGAATACCAGGTTTACAGCCGAAGAAATCAGCCAGTTTGCTAATATCTCTAGCGGCAACTGTAGACGGACATTAAACGAAATTACCTCCGATGGATTACTTAGTGTTGAGAGGAAGCCAGGTAAAACTAATTGCTACTACTTAGAGTTTACAAACGGTTACAATCTCAATGGCAGTCAAATCATATATTCAACGGAAAATCAAGGGTTACAGCCATTAAGCGTACCACTGATCGATGATCATACTAAGTACCCCGATCACCCTGCCGATCACCCTGCCGATCACCCCTTGAAACTAGATGGGATAAGCGATAGCGGCGACGGTGATCGGGTGATCGGCAAAAATGACCCTGAAAAAAAAGGTACCCCAAAAAATGATGGCGATCAAAACCGATCACCCGATCACCATCGGCTAGAAGACTTGCAAAATATAGGCTCTAGGGGTGATCGGGTGCCTGACCCCCTAACCGATCACCCGATCACCTCCGATCACCCCTCAAATGCCCCTTTAAAGTCAGAATTAATACATGTAGAGGCAAAGCCATCAACTTTAGAGAAAACTGCTACTACAGAGTTATCAGAACCAATTCAACAACCACTATTTCCAGGGCAAGAGACACAGGTACAAACTAAACAGTTAGAACAAATACGCAAAATATATAACACTTGTTTAGGGCAAGTTAAAGCGATGGCGGAAGAAATAGACCCCAAGAATTGGAGATTTACTATCATTACCCCAGATGGAATTAAAGCAGTAGAGAAAACTGAAAAATTAGGGGCTTACAAACCAGACAATAAGCTGAAAAATGTCTTAGACAATTGGCTGAAATCGTTAACCTTTGAGGTTATCAAAACTGATTGTTCCCCTACTCAGTGGGTGTCTGGCTGTAAGTGGGTGGAATCAATCGACCACCACAACGCTATGCAAAAACGCCATAAGTTCATTACCCCCGATGGAACCCTGATTGATGCGTTTGGGTTCGGATGCGATCGCATCCGGGTGATGTCATGA